One Alkalispirochaeta americana DNA segment encodes these proteins:
- a CDS encoding tetratricopeptide repeat protein, with amino-acid sequence MKSYRYWKNLCLGMFLCGVILQAASAEQRPVVSPEEQARYEALQDEARRAYGQGNPQEALRLYEELQNLAPEEGDIAYNRGTLLMDLGRYQEAIEVFSEAEELGALSSRLFYNRGIAFTKTGHLHRALRDYDRAWEKAPEDSAILNNRGVVLVRLEDIQEAIRSFELAHEYTPDYPDPLFHLGTIFYDQGDFEEAIGRYRLVLEIDDSFTKARFNLGNALYQVGEFRQAFEEFLLLHQQDGENSDVLYNLGVSAVAAAEEARQEKPRQEEREEDHGDS; translated from the coding sequence ATGAAGTCCTATCGCTACTGGAAGAACCTTTGCCTGGGGATGTTTCTCTGCGGAGTCATTCTGCAGGCTGCGTCAGCGGAGCAAAGACCCGTCGTTTCCCCGGAAGAGCAGGCCCGGTACGAGGCCCTTCAGGATGAAGCCCGTCGAGCCTACGGGCAGGGGAATCCCCAGGAGGCGCTTCGCCTCTATGAAGAACTCCAGAACCTGGCCCCCGAAGAGGGGGATATCGCCTACAATCGGGGCACCCTGCTCATGGATCTGGGACGCTACCAGGAGGCGATCGAAGTTTTCTCCGAGGCCGAAGAGCTGGGAGCCCTCTCGTCCCGCCTCTTCTATAATCGGGGAATCGCCTTCACCAAAACAGGGCATCTCCACCGGGCTCTTCGCGACTACGATCGGGCCTGGGAAAAAGCCCCCGAGGATTCAGCGATCCTGAACAACCGGGGGGTGGTCCTGGTTCGGCTTGAGGACATCCAGGAGGCGATCCGCAGTTTTGAGCTCGCCCACGAGTACACGCCCGATTATCCGGACCCCCTCTTTCACCTGGGAACGATCTTCTACGACCAGGGCGATTTTGAAGAGGCGATCGGGCGATACCGGCTTGTTCTGGAAATTGACGATTCATTCACCAAGGCCCGATTCAATCTGGGAAACGCCTTGTACCAGGTCGGAGAGTTTCGCCAGGCCTTCGAGGAGTTTCTGTTGCTCCACCAGCAGGATGGGGAGAACAGCGACGTCTTGTACAATCTGGGGGTGAGCGCCGTGGCCGCCGCCGAAGAAGCCCGGCAGGAGAAACCCCGGCAGGAAGAAAGAGAGGAAGACCATGGCGATTCGTAA
- a CDS encoding ABC transporter permease: protein MSDSLRTDRLGAVAALGLLILAGLASLAAVPLAGDPLNQDLARMFLPPLSPGHLLGTDHLGRDVLSRVLHGGRSSFLVSLGSAGLAAVLGTFLGIVSAMDRKGSLDRLLQVLNDAILAFPTILLAITVAIIFSPGIYQVTVTLGIVFAPVLYRVSRVEARRVMQQEFYQVSQMLGTGRVLRGILHLLPNVVPQVLVQSASLAALAIGTEAALSFLGLGAQPPNPSWGLMLNDARRYLLDAPYLSIIPGAAAALLAFCFQFLSDYGAEFFHLQE, encoded by the coding sequence GTGTCCGATTCTCTGCGGACTGACCGTCTCGGGGCGGTGGCGGCCCTGGGGCTTCTGATCCTGGCAGGGCTTGCAAGCCTTGCAGCGGTCCCCCTGGCGGGGGACCCCCTGAATCAGGATCTGGCCCGGATGTTCTTGCCGCCCCTGAGTCCGGGGCACCTTCTGGGGACGGATCATTTGGGGAGGGATGTGCTCAGCAGGGTGCTCCACGGAGGGCGAAGTTCCTTCCTGGTTTCCCTGGGGTCGGCGGGGCTCGCCGCCGTGCTTGGAACCTTTCTGGGGATCGTCTCGGCCATGGACCGCAAGGGAAGTCTTGACCGGCTTTTGCAAGTTCTCAACGATGCGATCCTGGCCTTTCCCACCATTCTTCTGGCCATTACCGTGGCTATCATCTTCTCTCCGGGGATCTACCAGGTCACGGTTACCCTGGGAATCGTCTTTGCCCCCGTGCTGTACCGGGTTTCCCGGGTTGAGGCGCGGCGGGTGATGCAACAGGAGTTTTATCAAGTTTCGCAGATGCTCGGGACGGGTCGGGTCCTGCGGGGTATCCTGCACCTTTTGCCCAACGTGGTTCCCCAGGTGCTGGTTCAGAGTGCCAGTCTCGCCGCTCTGGCGATCGGGACCGAAGCAGCTCTCTCCTTCCTCGGATTAGGCGCACAGCCGCCGAATCCCAGCTGGGGCCTCATGTTGAACGACGCCCGGCGATATCTTCTGGATGCACCGTATTTGTCGATTATTCCCGGGGCTGCCGCTGCGCTCCTGGCGTTTTGTTTTCAGTTCCTCTCTGATTACGGAGCCGAGTTCTTCCACCTCCAGGAGTAG
- a CDS encoding ABC transporter ATP-binding protein: MISQGSPVVELRGISRSYRWRGTVRSVLNDLDCTILPGTVTGIQGTSGTGKTTLARVLAGLDRSFSGARWLAGDLPDAAVQMVFQDSLQAFNPRLSLEISLGEALAASGQLSWLGSRRERKVLLSRAIAQVGLEPSLLQRTPGRLSGGQRQRAAIARALLMNPAVLVLDEPVAALDLSIQARILNLLQRLREERLQEARPIALVVISHDPAVLRHLCGEIYSLQEGKLWREE, encoded by the coding sequence ATGATCAGCCAGGGATCGCCGGTGGTGGAGCTGCGGGGGATCTCCCGGTCCTACCGCTGGCGGGGAACGGTCCGGTCCGTGCTGAACGATCTGGATTGTACCATTCTGCCTGGCACCGTTACGGGCATTCAGGGAACATCGGGAACGGGAAAGACCACCCTTGCCCGCGTTCTGGCTGGCCTGGACCGTTCCTTTTCGGGGGCCCGGTGGCTGGCAGGGGATCTTCCCGACGCAGCGGTGCAGATGGTATTTCAGGATTCCCTGCAGGCTTTCAACCCCAGGTTGTCCCTGGAGATATCCCTTGGTGAGGCTCTGGCAGCGTCGGGGCAGCTCTCCTGGTTGGGTTCCCGCCGGGAAAGAAAGGTTCTTCTCTCCCGGGCAATCGCCCAGGTGGGGCTGGAGCCGTCTCTGCTGCAACGGACTCCAGGGCGCCTCTCGGGAGGGCAACGGCAGCGGGCGGCCATTGCCAGGGCACTGCTGATGAATCCGGCCGTGCTCGTTCTGGACGAACCCGTGGCGGCTCTGGATCTGAGTATTCAGGCCAGGATTCTTAATCTCCTCCAGCGTCTTCGGGAAGAACGGCTTCAGGAAGCACGGCCGATCGCGCTGGTTGTGATCTCCCATGATCCGGCGGTGCTGCGCCATTTGTGTGGAGAAATCTATTCCTTGCAGGAGGGAAAACTATGGCGGGAAGAATAG
- a CDS encoding ABC transporter substrate-binding protein, translated as MAGRIAGKTGKTPLAVVVLAVLTGLLMLPAWAGAAGRTEEDAAPGTRLVYGISGDPDTLDPHATTGTLTFQTMRSVYDTLVEPDQEGEIVPALASSWEVSSDGLRWVFELRQGVVFHDGQEFTSRDVKASLERLRDPDFASPSSHEFAVVDQVIPHGPWRVELVLAEPHAPLLATLASGWAAMLPADRITQGHDFGAEPVGTGPFRFERWLRDSEILLSRNDSYWMEEAPFLKDVQFRVITEQAVMAQALARGRIDVADIVVEPELSFLRNTDAVKLYESTSALVMVLAINTRRAPLDQLEVRQGINAAIDKQAALDIAYAGGQVVGTFMDVSNPYYADFTDLYCHDPDFAREVADRTSFDRDLVIVLPQNFEPHVRAGELYHEMLRQAGFPVRTQLVDWSTWLSDVYRGGQFDLTVIGHTGKLDPHGRLARYGTEKTYVGWEDEETAAAIEEARRALDPERRRELYGEALHRMARELPFVFVGSPYRYVGLNAALEGFFMDSQLDTPDLRRVRFSAD; from the coding sequence ATGGCGGGAAGAATAGCAGGCAAAACGGGGAAGACTCCCCTGGCGGTGGTGGTTCTGGCTGTTTTGACGGGGCTCTTGATGCTGCCGGCCTGGGCCGGTGCTGCCGGACGGACAGAAGAGGACGCAGCTCCCGGAACCAGGCTGGTCTATGGAATCTCGGGGGATCCCGACACCCTTGATCCTCACGCTACCACGGGAACGCTCACTTTCCAGACGATGCGAAGCGTCTACGACACTCTGGTTGAACCAGATCAGGAGGGGGAAATCGTTCCCGCCCTGGCCTCGTCCTGGGAGGTTTCCAGCGATGGCTTGCGGTGGGTCTTTGAGTTGCGTCAGGGTGTCGTCTTCCATGACGGACAGGAGTTCACCTCCCGGGACGTGAAGGCCTCGCTTGAGCGTCTTCGCGATCCTGATTTCGCCTCTCCCAGCTCCCACGAGTTTGCCGTGGTGGATCAGGTAATCCCCCACGGGCCCTGGCGGGTGGAGCTGGTTCTCGCAGAGCCCCACGCGCCGCTTCTGGCAACCCTCGCTTCGGGGTGGGCTGCCATGCTCCCGGCAGATCGCATAACCCAGGGCCATGATTTTGGAGCGGAACCGGTGGGAACCGGTCCGTTCCGTTTCGAGCGCTGGCTCCGGGACAGCGAGATACTCCTTTCCCGCAACGATTCCTACTGGATGGAGGAGGCCCCCTTCCTGAAGGACGTGCAGTTCCGTGTTATCACCGAGCAGGCGGTGATGGCCCAGGCCCTGGCGCGGGGGCGCATTGATGTTGCCGATATCGTGGTGGAACCGGAGCTCTCCTTTTTGCGGAATACCGATGCGGTGAAGCTCTACGAATCGACCTCGGCCCTGGTGATGGTGCTGGCGATCAACACCAGAAGGGCTCCCCTTGATCAGCTGGAGGTGCGACAGGGAATCAACGCGGCGATCGACAAGCAGGCCGCTCTGGATATCGCCTATGCCGGGGGGCAAGTGGTGGGAACCTTCATGGATGTTTCCAACCCCTACTACGCCGACTTTACCGACCTGTATTGCCATGATCCGGATTTTGCCAGAGAGGTAGCAGACAGGACCTCCTTCGATCGGGATCTGGTGATCGTTTTACCCCAGAACTTCGAACCCCATGTGCGGGCCGGAGAACTCTATCACGAGATGCTTCGCCAGGCGGGATTTCCCGTGAGAACCCAGCTGGTAGACTGGTCAACCTGGCTGAGTGATGTCTATCGGGGCGGGCAGTTCGATCTGACCGTGATTGGCCACACGGGCAAACTGGATCCCCACGGCCGGCTGGCCCGGTATGGTACGGAAAAGACCTACGTGGGCTGGGAAGATGAGGAAACGGCAGCAGCAATCGAGGAGGCTCGGCGGGCCCTCGATCCGGAGAGGCGCCGTGAACTCTACGGAGAGGCGTTGCACCGCATGGCCCGGGAGCTGCCCTTCGTCTTTGTGGGGAGCCCCTACCGCTATGTGGGGCTGAATGCTGCGCTGGAGGGCTTCTTTATGGACAGCCAGCTGGATACACCGGATTTGCGTCGTGTCCGATTCTCTGCGGACTGA